TGGCGATCACTTTGCCGTCGCGCGCTTTCACTTCGACCATGTTCGACAGCGTCTTCTCGTAGCGCAGCCGCGAGGTATCGCTCGCCTCGTCTTTGGTCGCGATCACCACGACCGGCAGGTCTTCATCGATTAGCGCGTTCGGCCCGTGTTTCATCTCGCCCGCCGGGTAGCCCTCGGCGTGAATGTAGGAAATCTCTTTCAGCTTCAATGCCCCTTCCAGAGCAATCGGGAAGTTGATGCCGCGGCCCAGATACAAGAAATCCTGCGCCCTGTGGAATTCGCGCGCCAGGCGGTCGGCCAGATCGTCGCAGCCGAGCAGGGTTTCCATCTTTACCGGCAAGCCGTTCAAGGCGCGGACGTGCTTCAGTGATTCTTCTTCGCTCAACACGCCGCGCTGCTGGCCGAGATATAACGCCAGCAAGTACAGCACGGTCATCTGGCTGGTGAAGGCTTTCGTCGAAGCGACGCCGATCTCCGGGCCGGCGTGCGTCAGCACAGTGCCGTGCGATTCGCGCGTCAGCATCGAGCCCTGCACGTTACAGATCGATAGAATCTTCGCGCCCTTCTCCTTCGACTCGCGCACCGCCGCGATGGTGTCGGCGGTCTCGCCCGATTGCGAGATGGCGATGACTAAGGTTTTGTCGTCAAGGATCGGGTCGCGGTAACGGAACTCCGAAGCGTAATCGATCTCGACAGGGATGCGCGCCAATTCTTCAAGCATATACTTGCCGGCCATCGCGGCGTGCAAGCTGGTGCCGCAGGCCAGCGCTTTGATCGATGTGAACTGGCGGAACTCGGCCTCGCTGATCTCCATCTCGTCGAGATAGACGCGGCCCGTGGTCTGCGACACGCGACCGAGGACGGTATCACGGACGGCGCGCGGCTGCTCGTAAATCTCTTTGAGCATGTAATGCTTGAAGCCGCCCTTTTCCGCCATGATCGGGTCCCAGGTGATGCGCTGCACGTTGGGCGAGATGCTGTTGCCTTCGAAATCGGTCACGGTCACGCCGTCGCGGCTCAACACCGCCATCTCGCCATCGCCGAGATAGAAGACATCGCGCGTGTGATTCAACACCGGCGGAATGTCGGAAGCGACGAAGTACTCATTCTGGCCGAGGCCAATGACAATGGGGGGCCCCTGGCGGACGGCGATAATCTTCTCCGGCTCGTCAGCCGACATGATCGCCAGCGCGTAGATGCCGCGCATCTCCATCACCGTGCGGCGCACAGCGGCTTCCAGGCTGCCGTCGGTCTCTTTCAAATACTTCTCGATCAGGTGAGCGATCACTTCGGTATCGGTTTCGGTGACGAAGCGATGATCTTCGCCCTGTAGCTTGTGCTTCAGCGGCAAAAAGTTTTCGATAATGCCATTATGGACGACGACGACTTTGCCGGAGCAGTCGCGGTGCGGGTGGGCGTTCTCTTCCGTGGGTCGCCCGTGCGTTGCCCAGCGCGTGTGGCCGATTCCATAAGTGCCGTCGAGCGGCTTCAATCGAATAGTCTCTTCAAGGTTGCGCAGCTTGCCTTCGGCGCGGCGAATCATCAGCGCGCCCTGTTCATCAACGACGGCAATGCCCGCCGAGTCATAGCCGCGATATTCCAATTTGCGGAGCCCGTCGAGAATCACCCCGACGACCTGCTTGTCACCAACGTAACCGACGATTCCACACATCTGACTTCCCTCTTTTTCGATGAGAAAGAATGGTTGACGGGCAAGCGCGAGGCGCGCCCATCATATCGAAATGACGAACCCCTGCCGAAGTTCACGTCCGCAGCCCAACACCGCTCGTCAGTTCAATTATAACAGCCGCGCCGTCGTCTCACTGAAGCTTTTTCTTGATGATCGCAGGAACGCCGACGGCCAGCGAATCGGGCGGCACGTCTTTGGTGACGACCGCGCCCGCGCCGGTCTTCGAGCCGCGCCCGACCCGCACAGGGGCCACCAGCATCGTGTCGCTGCCGATGCGGACGCCGTCTTCGATAATCGTTTGATTCTTGCGAACGCCGTCATAATTGCACGTCACCGTGCCGGCGCCGATGTTGACGTCATCGCCGAGCGTCGCATCGCCGAGATAGGTCAGGTGCGATGCCTTGGTGCCGGTGCCGATCTTCGATTTCTTGACTTCGACGAAGTTGCCGATGGCGGCCTTCTCGCCGATCTCTGCATGCATCCTGAGGCGCGCGAATGGGCCGACGCTGGCCCGCCGATGGATGACGCTGTCTTCGATTACCGTCGAGTTGCGAATCGTCACGTCATCTTCAATGGTGACGTTGCGCAGTCGCGTCCATGAAAAAATCGTGCAGTTGGCGCCGATGCGGCTCGCGCCTTCGACGATGACCTGCGGGTGGATGATGGTGTCCTGACCGATCTCGACATCCTGATGAATGTAGGTCGTCGCCGGGTCCACGATGGTCACGCCGGCGAGCATCAACTCGCGGAGCTTAGCGGCGCGCAGCTTTTGGTCAAGCTCGGCCAGCTCGACGCGGCTGTTGACGCCTTGCACCTCTTCGGGGTCTGTGTGACAGAGCACGCCGACGCGCTTGCCCTGCTCAAGCATCACCGCCGGCACGTCCGTCAGATAGTATTCGCCCTGCGCGTTGTCTGTGCGCAGGTGGTCGAGCGCCTCAAGCAGCGCCGCCACGTCGAAGCAGTAGATGCTGACGCAGACTTCGCGCACGGCAAGCTCAGACGGCGAGCCATCTTTCTGCTCGACGATGCGCGCAAAGCCGCCGCGATCATCTCGAATGATTCGCCCATAGCCGGTCGGGTCATTCATCTCGACGGTCAGCACGGTTGCGGCATTGCCTTCATGCTGGTGCGCTTCGCTGAGCCGCGCGAGCGTGTCGCTCTTGATCATCGGCCCGTCGCCGGCCAGTACGATGATTGATCCGCTGCGGCCTTGCAGTTGTTCGCGCCCTGCCATCACCGCATGGCCAGTACCGCGCTGTTCGGTCTGCAAAACGAATTGCAAGTCAGGCCGCGCCGCGCCGCCCTCGACGAGCCGCGCCGCCTCATCGCGGACGGCGCGCTCGACCTCCTCAGCTTGATGGCCGACGACCGTAAAAATGGCTTCTGGAGCCAGTTTGAAAGCGGCGCGCAAGACGTGGGCGACGAGCGGCAGGCCGGCGACTTCGTGCAGGACTTTGGCGCGGCGCGACTTCATCCGCGTGCCCAGTCCCGCGGCCAGTATCATTACATCAGTCATTCTGTCATCCCCTGTTGGAAACTTTATATTTTAGATTTTGGATTGCCGGAAACGAAACTCAGTCGCGCGGCGAGAGCGCTTCCTTGAATCCAAAATCGCCGGCGCGTAGCGCCAAGCTATGAAAATCTAAAATCCAAAATCTGAACGGCGCGTGTCGCTGAAGCTGAGCGGCGGCGTCAGGTGGCGCTGATGAATATTCAACACCAGTTGCGCCAGCCTGTGCGAGTCATGGCGCACGACGTCATGTTCGCTGACCAGGTTGCCGCACAGCACAAGGATGCTGCGGGCGTCCGGCGACTGGCCGATGCGCAACTTGACGGGAATCTCGCCGGAGCAGAGCGGCGCGGTCTCAAACTCGACCTGCACGGCGCCGTCGGCGAGATATTTCTCGCGCAGCTCGGCATGGATGGGCGCCGAGTTGACGATCACATAATCGAGCTTCAAGGCGGGGCTGTGCGCCAGCAAAGCGCGCAGGTGGTTTTCGACCGTGAAGCCGTCCGTCTCGCCCGGCTGCGTCATGACATTGCAGATGTACGCCTTCATCGCCGGCGACCGGTTCAGCGCCGCGACGATCTCATCAACCAGCAGGTTCGGAATGATTGAGGTGTAGAGCGAGCCGGGGCCAATCGTAATCAGGTCGGCCTCGGCGATGGCTTCGAGGGTTTCGGGAACCGGGCCGCATGGATGCGATAGACGCAAGCGGCGAATCGGGGCGCGCGCCTCGACAATCTTGCTCTCGCCGAGAATGGTGCGCCCGTCTTCGAACTCGGCCACCAGGGTGACGTCCTCGACGGTTGACGGAAAGATGCGCCCCTTGATGGCCAGCACTTCGCTGCTGACTTTGATGGCTTCAAAAAAATCGCCGGTGACGCCCGTGAGCGCGGCCAGAAAGAGATTTCCGAAGCTGTGGCCGGCGAGGTCGCCGCCCGACTCAAAACGGTATTGAAAGAGCTGCGTCAACAACCGCTCGTCTTCGGCGAGCGCCACCATGCAATTGCGGATGTCGCCGGGCGGCAGGATTTGAAACTCTTCGCGCAGGCGGCCCGAGCTGCCGCCGTCGTCGGTGACGGTCACCACCGCGGTGAGCGTTTCGATCCAGGCCGCGTCGGGCGCGACGGCGAGACAGTCTTCGCCGACGTGCGCCTTTAGACCTGAAAGCAGGCTCGATAGACCGGTGCCGCCGCCGATTGACACAATGCGCAATCCACGATTCGCTTCTCTCACGTGATCCCCTTGACCGCTATCGCGGCTCATTCCTCGTCAAAGTCAAAGCCGAAGCCGGTCAACTGTTGGAACTCTTCGTTGGTGTGGAGGCTGGCAAAGTCCGGGTCGCGCCGAGCGTGGGAGCGATGCACTGAGCGTATCACAATGGCGCGGCGCAAAGCGTCGAGAGATTTGGGCGGCTGGTGCAAACGCGCGTAGGCGGCAGACAGTGAATACCAGATATGGTCGGCGCGCGGCTCGGCCTTCAAGGCTTTTTCAAAGAGCGCCACGGCTTCAGCGAAATTGCCTTTGTTGAGCTGCACGACGCCTTGATCATAAAGCGCATCGGGGTTGCGCGGCACCGCCGGCGTCCGCGCCATGCGCTGATCGCAAATGGCGATGTAGGTGCGCGCCGGTGCGACGATGTCTGCCTGATCGCCGAACCGATCCAGTATGCTATCAAACGCTCCTTTGGCGCCGCTGTAGTCATGGCGGTTGAACAGGCGCAACGCCTGCTCAAAGGCTTTGACCGCAAGCAGCGTCGCGGGCGGCGTCTTTTTCGGTGGCGGCGGCGCCGGTTTGACAGGCTTCACAGGCGCGGCGACTCGGCGAGCAGCCGGGCGCGGCGGCGCTGTTTTAGCCGCGGGCTTTTTGGCCGGCTTCGGCGCAGCTTTCACCACCTTCTTTGGCGGCGACTTCTTGGCGGCGGCGGCTACGGGTTTCTTTGCAGGCGATGCTGGTTTCTTGCTTTTTGCAGGAGCAGCTTTCTTGGCTTTAGGAGCAGCGGTGATCTTGCCGGGACGCTGAGGCTTCTTATCAGCAACCTTCTTAGCCTTCGTAGTACGGACTTTGTGAGACGCGGGCGAGCGGCTTTTGTTGCTTTTAGTAATCAGGCTGCTCATTCTTGTCCTCGTTAGTTGCGAATCAACGAACCCTACGTCAACTTATGCCTGCGTCGGTTGATGAGTCTTTTATATCAAGTAATTATGGGTTAAGTCAAGAAATACCTGGCGTCGCACGCCCGCATTGACAGCCGGCAAAATGGCGCTGAAAGCGGGTTTTGTCCGGGTCTCAGCGATTCATTCCGTGTAACTGTAAGAGCCTTGAAACTTAGCAGGCTATTACCGGCTTGGCAGTGAGGCCAGCCCGCCATTCACCACTCAAAACCTGTTATTTCAACATTTAACCCCGGAAGCGGCGATCTAGATTGCTGATGCTTGACGGCTAACTGTATAATTTGCCTGCATTTAGGTCATTTTGCCCCAGATGTGGCGGGCGAGGCGCAAAAAAATGAGTAACGCAAGCCATTTTTCAGGTCAAGGTAACACGGAAATAAGCCAGCGTCCGCTCGCCGCCAAGAAAGTGATGCTGACGCGCCCGCCGGCGCAGTCCACCGAAATGGCTGTAGGGCTCGAACAACTGGGCGCGACGGTGATTCACTTTCCCACCATAGAAATCGCCGAGCCGAGCAGTTGGCAAGGTCTTGATGACGCAATTGCCCGGCTGGAATCTTATGACTGGCTGATCTTCACCAGCGTCAACGGCGTCGAATTCTTCTTTCGCCGGCTTGCCGAACGACGGCAGGACGGTTTGAGCGTGCTGTCAGGCTCACGAACCTGTGTCGTTGGCCCGGCAACTGCGCGAGCCCTCATTTCAGCCGGCGGGCAGGTCGATCTGACCGCAAGAGATTCAACCGGCGAAGGGGTGCTGGCGGCTCTCATTGACGCGGTCGGCGGCGAGGAAAAGCTCGCCAGCCTCAGATTCCTCTTGCCGCGCGCCCGTGTGGCCCGCGAAGTCTTGCCGGCAGAACTGGCGCGACACGGCGCGCATGTTGATTCGGTCGAAACGTATCAAACCCTGCGCCCGAGTGTTGACCGCGCCAGCCTGATTCGCCTAATCACAGAGAGTCACGTTGATGCCATCGCGTTCACTAGCCCTTCAACCGTCAACAATTTCGCGGCGCTCATCGGCACGGATGATCTTGCCAATCGCCTGAGCGGTATCGTCGTCGCTAGCATCGGCCCGGTGACCTCGGAGGCCTTGCGCGCCCACGGCCTCACGGACATCGTGCAACCCCGACGCTATAACGCCGCCGCACTGGTCCAGGCGCTTACCGAAGCATTGACGCGTGACGAAGGGGTCCGTGGAAGTGTTTAATTTGGCTTCTCTGCGCCGCGCTGCAATAATCATTTGCCGGCGCGTTCATCCATCAAGCTGGTTCAGGTGATCGATTTATGATAAGCAATCCGCGGGGTCGAGCCCGTCTCACATTGTGGCTTTTCCTGGTGGTGGCGATGGTCGCCGCGCCAGCCTACGCGCAGGACCCGCAGAAGACCGACGACCAGACGCCTGTGCGGCTCAACTCGACGCTCGTGCAGGTTCCGGCCATCGTCACCGAGCGCGGCGGCAAGTTTATCACCGACCTTACAAAAGCTGACTTCACCGTTTTTGAAGACGGCAAGCGGCAAGAGGTCGCGCTCTTCACCGCGCTCAAACAACCATTCAACGCCGTGCTTGTCCTCGACACCTCCAACAGCGCTCAGGATCGCTTGCGGGCGATTCAAAACACCGCCGTGACGTTCACCAAAGAACTCGCCGCCGGCGACCGCACGATGGTCATCTCGTTCGACAATGACATCCATGAGCTGACCGAATTCACTCACGACCAGAAAGAGCTTGAATCGGCCATTCGCGGTGTCGAGTCAGGTTTCGGCAAGCTGCTCTATGAAGCGATGGTACGCGCTCTGGACAAGCTCCGCGGCCAGGAAGGCCGCCGCGCCGTCATCCTCTTCAGCGACGGCGTTGACATGAAAAGCATCGAAGCGACTGCCGAGAAGACCATGCAGATGGCCGAAGAGGTCGGCGCGGTGATTTACGTGGTACGCTTTGACACGCGCTGGTTCATCGAGGCCGAAGCTCGCAAGCAAGAAGCCGAGCGCCCCAAAAAGCGATTGCCCTTCGACGTGGATGGGCGCATTCCGCTGCCGCCTGATTTTGGCGGGCCGGACATCACAAGTGATAATCCGGAAATCCCCACGCCGCAGAAGCCCAAGATCGAAATTGATATGGGCGGCATGGGGTCGCCGCGTCGCCAGCCGCCCGTCGTCTACGACCCGGGGTCGCGCGCCCCGATGGGCTTGCCGCAACCCCGCGAAGCCGATCCGATCTCGGATAATCTCGACAAGCTGTATGGTGAGGCCGATCAGTTCATGCTCGCGATCACGGCGCGCACGGGTGGCCGGGTTTACCAGGCCGAGACCTTCGAGAACACTCGCGCCGCCTTTGCCGCCATCGCCGACGAGTTGCACAATCTTTACGTCTTGGGCTACTACCCGACCGCCGCGCGACGGGATAATAAGCTCCATAAGCTCAAAGTCGAAGTCGCCCGCAAGAATGTTCTAGTGCGCGCCCGCACCGGCTATCGCACACAGACCGCCGACAGATAGTAAGCGGCAAGCCATACCGCCCGGCGATTCGCCCGCACGCCTTCTGCCCGTAATCAAACAGGCATTACACTAATTCGTATAGCGCGCGCCGCTCTGGCTAACTTCGGGCAACCGACGCCGCATCTTTTCAATCGTCACTTCTTTTATTTATTGAACAATTTAACCGCGAGTGTGTTAAGCTAGGGCGCATAGCAGCGGGGTGCGGCACAGGCATTGCTCCTGGGCGAATTGCCAAAAGAGTTAAACAGCTTTTCGTTTGAGGGTAATGATATGAAACGCGCTCTCCCCATGCTCCTCACGCTCCTGTCTCTGCTGTTGATCAGCAATTCCAGCTTTGCGCAAACGCCTGACAACACCGACGCCGATGTCGAAGATGAAGCACCCGCCGGGCGTGTGGTGCGCGTCAGCTTCGTCGAAGGCGACGTGTCGTTTCAGCGCGCCGGCACCAGCGAATGGGCCGCGGCGATAGAGAATCTCCCCCTGTTTGCCGGCGATCAAGTCTATGCCGGCAATGGCGCCCGCGTTGAATTGCAGCTCGGGCGCGGCAGCTACATCCGGCTTTCGGAAAACACCGCGCTGACGATTACCGACCTGCGCGACGATGGTGTGCAGTTCGAGATGCCGGCAGGGATGGCGTTCGTTCGCGTCGAGCAATTCGCCTCGGCATTCAAGCGCTTTGAAGTGGACGTGCCGAATGCCGCGCTCTTGCTGCAAGAGGATGGGCTCTATCGGATCAACGTGCGCGGCGATGACAACAGCGAAGTGATCGTACGGCGCGGCGCTGCCGAGGTTTCGACTGATGAAGGGAGTTTCAAGCTCCGCGAAGGCCGCCGCTTGTTGATTGATACGTCGGCCAGCGGGCGGCTCGAAGTCGCTTACGACACGACACAGGACGACTGGGATTTATGGAGCACGACGCGCGACGCAACTATCGGTCAGGGTGTGAGCGGTACGCCCGCTGACGTTACGCAATACGAGACGACCTACAGCGACTTTTACGGCGTGAGCGATCTGTCGTCCTATGGCTCGTGGTATGACGATCCGAGCTATGGCCGCTGCTGGCGACCGCGTGTCACCGCAGGCTGGGCGCCGTACCGCCAGGGCCAGTGGCTCTGGACGCCTTACGCCGGCTGGACGTGGGTGTCGAGCGAGCCCTGGGGATGGGCGCCTTACCACTACGGTCGTTGGGTCTTTGGTCCCGCGTATGGCTGGGCCTGGGTGCCGGGATACGGTAGGTCTGTCAGCCGTAATGACAATTACAGATGGCGAGCCTACTATCGCTGGCGTCCGGCGCTGGTTGGTTTCTTCGACGCGCCCTCGCCGCGCGGCCACTACGTTGGCTGGTATCCGCTAGCGCCCGGCCAGCATTGGCGGCGGCCTGATAGATCGCAACGCGGCGGCGATCACTCGCACCTGCAAAACCCGACGACGCGTGACGACTGGCAGCGTCCCGGTCGCAACACCTTCATTCTGCCGCCGCATCATGAGCGCGGCGTCACCCTGTTGCCGGTCGACGGCTTCACACGCGCCGACCGCGCCAAGGCCCGCCCGGTCGCGCCCGACACCGATCTGAGCAACTGGATCAAACGCGGCGCACGGGCCGGATTGCCTGAGATCAAGCCATCGCCCATCGCCATCGCTCCGGTCTTGCGCGACGGCGAGAGCCATCGCGTCGCGATCCCGGCTAACGAAATCATTCACCGTCCGGTGGTGACGCGCAATCGTCCAAGCGATTCCCAGGCGACGACGAACCCACCACGCGAGCGCCGCTTGATCACTCCGCGCCCGCCCGTGATGTCAAATGACGAGCCGGCACGGCGCGCAAAACGCGAGCGCGGTGACGAATCGCGCCTGAAGCCGCCGGTGGTGGCTCGCCCGGCAGACGGGCAGGAAGACTATCCAGCTCGTCAGAAGCCGAACCGCCAGGAACGCGACGGCGCGCAGCCTCGCATCCTGCCGGCAGACCGTACTGATGGCGACAGTGACCGCGCCGAGCGCAAGGCACGGCGCAAGAATGACGAGGCGGCGCAGCCGGTGAATCAGGACAACTCTGCCGGCGAGGAGACGCGAGCCCGCGAGCGCAAACAGCGCGACGAAGAGCAGGTGCGCCAGCGCAACGAAGAGCGTACCCGGCAACAAAACGAAGACCGCGCTAAACAGCACGAGGAAGAACGCCAGCGCCGCGGCGAAGAAGATCAGAACCGACAACGTGACGAAGAGCGCACACGGCAACGCCATGAAGAGCGCCAGCGGCAGGCGGAAGAAGAACGCAACCGCCAGCGCCAAGAGGAACAACAGCGCCATAATGAAGAAGAGCGCGCTCGGCAACGTGAGCAGGAACAGAACCGCCAGCGTGATGAGGAACGTGCCCGGCAGCGCAATGAAGAACAGAATCGCCAGCGCGACGAAGAACGCAATCGTCAGCGGAACGAAGAACAGAACCGCCATCGCGAAAAGCCGCCTGAGCAAAACACCGCGACGCCGAATCAGACCAAGTCGCCGCGCTCCGATTCTTCGGGCGAATCGCATCATCAGCAGAAGCAGGAGCGCCGCGCCGAACAAGAGCAGCGCAAAAAATCCTGAGCAGTTGCCGGTTGTCAGTCGTCAGTTGCTAGTTAAGGCGACATCAACTGACGACTGACAACCGGCAATTGGCAACGACTCACCGGTGGCATGGACTGGGCAGATGATAGACGAATAAGTTAAAGAGATAACACCCCATCTGCTTCATCCTCTTTCGCTTCGGTCATCTGCCTGGTCGGTGCCACCGGCCGCCTACCCGTTACCGCTCGACCTGCCCAAAGGAGACCGACGATGAACAGAAATCGCTTCGGCGCGTTCTTGCTCCACTCCCTCATCGCCGCCATTGCGGTTGTCGGCTACGCCTCGCAATCGCCAAAGAATGGGCGGCCTCAACCTGAAACGCCGCGGCCCGCGCCGGCTGATACGGGGGCCGCACAGACGAATACGCATCATCCGACGACTCAGCAGTCGGGTGATCTGCCGTTTGACCGCCCGCCGCTTGAGCGCCCCGCCCTGCGTCGCGACCTGCCCCCGAAAGAAGCGGCGACGACGGCCCCCGACAAGGCGGACTCTGTCAAGCTGGCGGTAGACCTCATCGTCCTCGATGCACAGGTGCTGCAACAGAAAACAGGCCGCATCGCCGGCGACATGAAGAAGGAATCGTTCACCCTCACAGAAGACGGCGTGAAACAGACGATCACTCACTTTAGCCAGGATACCTTGCCGCTCTCTGTGATCTTGCTGATTGATCGCGGCGGCTGCATGGACCCGTTCAGTGACCGGGTTCACGAAGCGACGATGGCCGCCTTGAACCGGCTGCGCCCGCAGGATGAAGTCGCGCTGATGGCCTTTCACAACACGGTTGATCTGGTCGCCGGCTTCACGCGTGACCGGCGGCGCATCGAAAGCGCGCTGCACCGCATTCCGCCGCACGACGAGCAGGCGAGCCACTGTTTCAACCGCGCCTTTGACGAGGCGGCAAATTACATGAATCACGCCGGCAATCCTGATGGCCGCCGCGTCATCATCGTGCTGACCGGCATCACCACTGACTTTGATTGTCCTGGGCCGAGCGGCGACGAAGTGCGCCGCGCGGTGCTGGAAAGCGGCGCGGTCGTCTGCGGCATCATCCCGAAGACCGCCGAGCAGCGGCTCGAAAGCGGCATCATGCGCACGGTCACGGGCATCGGCGGCGTTTTCAAGGCGAAAGCGTCGAACCTCAACCGGCTGGCCGAAGAGACCGGCGGCGAAGTCCTCAGCGACAAGCCCGAGATGCTCAACCATGTCTTTAATGACCTGATCGATCATCTGCGCACTCGCTATGTCATCGGCTTTGTGTCTTCGAATACAAAGCGCGACGGCAGCTTTCGCAAGATCAAGCTGGATGTGGCGCAGCCTTCGACAAAGCCCGAAGACCGGCTGGTCGTCCGCACGCGGCGCGGCTACATCGCGGCAAAGGCGCGGCCTATTAATGCCGAGAAGCCGCCCGCACACTAACGCTCCTTGCGGAGCCTTTCACGGTTTTCAGTTTTCCTCTGAAGCAACTCACTACCCTCCATTCGTTCGCCGCGCAAGCAGCACTCGCGCGGCGATTTCTTTTGCGGTGATTGCTTGACACTGACAGAGGTGATTCATAGAGTCGCTGGTATGACCAATGACCCGGACGGCCCGCCAAAGAGCCTGAGCGATTCGCTCGCCGCCGTCTTCATCAACCGGGAAAAAGAATTGCGCTCGGGCTGGCGCGTGCTCCTGTTCTTCCTGGCGTTCGTGATGGCTATTATCTTCATCCGGGGCGTCGGCGACACGCTCGCCCGACTGATCCCGTCGCTGCGCTTTCTCGTGACGGACTCACTCTCCGAAACATCGTCGGATCGCTGGCGTCTGCTGGTGATGCTCATCGGGGCGCTGGAAACGCTCGCCGCCGCTTTCATCGCCTCTTTCGTCTGTGCCCGCTGGCTGGAGCGTCGGACGCTGCGGTCAGTCGGCTTCAAGCTGCATCGCGGCTGGGCGAAAGATTTTGTCCTCGGCTCACTGATCGGCGCGGCGTCGCTCGCCTTCGCTGTCGGACTGATTGCGGCGGCGGGTGCGGCGCATTTCGCTATTCAACTCACCGATAAGGCGGCGTTGATATTCGGCTTCGGCTACTTGCTGGTTTTCTTTTTGATCGCCGGGGCGGTTGAAGAACTGATCTTTCGCGGCTTCGTCTTTCAGGCGTTATTGCACAACCTCGGCGCTTTTCCGGCGCTTGGCATCACCGCCATACTGTTCGGCCTGGCGCACATCGATAACAACAACGTTTCGCCGTTCGCCATCTTCAACACGGTGCTCGCAGGCGTCTGGTTAGGCGTCGCCTATTTGCAGACGCGGAGCCTATGGCTGGCAACGGCGCTGCACTATTCGTGGAACTTCGTGATGGTTTTTGTCTTCGGGCTGAATGTCAGCGGCATCCCGGCGTTTGAAAAGCTGGCGTG
This genomic stretch from Blastocatellia bacterium harbors:
- a CDS encoding DUF6600 domain-containing protein, yielding MKRALPMLLTLLSLLLISNSSFAQTPDNTDADVEDEAPAGRVVRVSFVEGDVSFQRAGTSEWAAAIENLPLFAGDQVYAGNGARVELQLGRGSYIRLSENTALTITDLRDDGVQFEMPAGMAFVRVEQFASAFKRFEVDVPNAALLLQEDGLYRINVRGDDNSEVIVRRGAAEVSTDEGSFKLREGRRLLIDTSASGRLEVAYDTTQDDWDLWSTTRDATIGQGVSGTPADVTQYETTYSDFYGVSDLSSYGSWYDDPSYGRCWRPRVTAGWAPYRQGQWLWTPYAGWTWVSSEPWGWAPYHYGRWVFGPAYGWAWVPGYGRSVSRNDNYRWRAYYRWRPALVGFFDAPSPRGHYVGWYPLAPGQHWRRPDRSQRGGDHSHLQNPTTRDDWQRPGRNTFILPPHHERGVTLLPVDGFTRADRAKARPVAPDTDLSNWIKRGARAGLPEIKPSPIAIAPVLRDGESHRVAIPANEIIHRPVVTRNRPSDSQATTNPPRERRLITPRPPVMSNDEPARRAKRERGDESRLKPPVVARPADGQEDYPARQKPNRQERDGAQPRILPADRTDGDSDRAERKARRKNDEAAQPVNQDNSAGEETRARERKQRDEEQVRQRNEERTRQQNEDRAKQHEEERQRRGEEDQNRQRDEERTRQRHEERQRQAEEERNRQRQEEQQRHNEEERARQREQEQNRQRDEERARQRNEEQNRQRDEERNRQRNEEQNRHREKPPEQNTATPNQTKSPRSDSSGESHHQQKQERRAEQEQRKKS
- a CDS encoding VWA domain-containing protein gives rise to the protein MNRNRFGAFLLHSLIAAIAVVGYASQSPKNGRPQPETPRPAPADTGAAQTNTHHPTTQQSGDLPFDRPPLERPALRRDLPPKEAATTAPDKADSVKLAVDLIVLDAQVLQQKTGRIAGDMKKESFTLTEDGVKQTITHFSQDTLPLSVILLIDRGGCMDPFSDRVHEATMAALNRLRPQDEVALMAFHNTVDLVAGFTRDRRRIESALHRIPPHDEQASHCFNRAFDEAANYMNHAGNPDGRRVIIVLTGITTDFDCPGPSGDEVRRAVLESGAVVCGIIPKTAEQRLESGIMRTVTGIGGVFKAKASNLNRLAEETGGEVLSDKPEMLNHVFNDLIDHLRTRYVIGFVSSNTKRDGSFRKIKLDVAQPSTKPEDRLVVRTRRGYIAAKARPINAEKPPAH
- a CDS encoding CPBP family intramembrane glutamic endopeptidase, whose protein sequence is MTNDPDGPPKSLSDSLAAVFINREKELRSGWRVLLFFLAFVMAIIFIRGVGDTLARLIPSLRFLVTDSLSETSSDRWRLLVMLIGALETLAAAFIASFVCARWLERRTLRSVGFKLHRGWAKDFVLGSLIGAASLAFAVGLIAAAGAAHFAIQLTDKAALIFGFGYLLVFFLIAGAVEELIFRGFVFQALLHNLGAFPALGITAILFGLAHIDNNNVSPFAIFNTVLAGVWLGVAYLQTRSLWLATALHYSWNFVMVFVFGLNVSGIPAFEKLAWLHGEAKPPWWISGGDYGPEGGAAATLALLLSTLVIWKSGWFRATADMLAAITHGKPERSLSIIADDETSRA